One segment of Hordeum vulgare subsp. vulgare unplaced genomic scaffold, MorexV3_pseudomolecules_assembly, whole genome shotgun sequence DNA contains the following:
- the LOC123419578 gene encoding LEAF RUST 10 DISEASE-RESISTANCE LOCUS RECEPTOR-LIKE PROTEIN KINASE-like 2.4 — translation MGNPGAFHRSITLQSLTVFSLVAVLAADHVQGLDDGCTPFSCGHLQDIRPPFRRRGDPGECGVEAYELGCTSSKATIHINTGTYYVTAINYTGSYFWVVDPNFNTSSNCPLPQRNHLAYGYFGEIDSVSPPGLRYLVTQSYYRACFANCSRAVAKNSAYKPVACLSAKNSHVYVWVSYYGCMVEDLEPYCGCLANIPFGNEYSPDWLQLQNASYADIIQVISKGFTVQFPVDTTGPSASMKLRKNINLCLNNSISYFKEQSSGASIVNWTHAFFWSEVHFLECVTQYSNDHYYTTPFVLVVVTILSVIAVPKFFFVLCRFLLAPLAVWIFLAYKYWKTRIIIDAVEKFLRIQQMIGPTRYAYTDIVAISSHFRDKLGQGGYGTVYKGMLLPGGVHVAVKMLEGNSNCNGEDFISEVSTIGRIHHVNVVRLMGFCSEEMQRALVYEYMPNGSLDKYIFSTEKSFSWDKLNEIALGIARGINYLHQGCDMQILHFDIKPHNILLDNNFVPKVADFGLAKLYPRGDSFVPLSAMRGTVGYIAPEMISRSFGVISSKSDVYSFGMLLLEMAGGRRNADPNMGSSSQAYYPSWVYDQLTREEAGEISPVAADMHELEKKLCVVGLWCIQMRSRDRPTMSEVIEILEAGVDGLQMPSRPFFCDEGHIHVEDSYHFTSELTAVSEEELSVVSEENDV, via the exons ATGGGGAACCCCGGTGCATTTCATCGTTCTATTACCCTGCAATCCTTAACTGTCTTCTCCCTCGTTGCAGTTCTTGCAGCAGATCATGTCCAAGGACTAGACGATGGGTGCACACCTTTCTCCTGTGGGCATCTGCAAGACATACGACCTCCTTTTCGTCGGCGAGGTGATCctggtgagtgtggtgttgaagcaTACGAGCTGGGTTGCACCAGTAGCAAGGCTACAATTCACATCAACACAGGAACATACTATGTGACTGCCATCAACTACACCGGTTCCTACTTCTGGGTCGTGGATCCCAACTTCAATACCAGTAGCAACTGCCCTCTTCCACAGAGGAATCACCTGGCCTATGGATACTTTGGCGAAATTGATTCAGTTTCACCACCTGGCCTTCGTTATTTGGTCACTCAAAGCTACTACAGAGCATGTTTTGCTAATTGTTCACGAGCAGTAGCGAAGAATAGTGCATACAAGCCCGTTGCTTGCCTGAGTGCCAAAAATTCACATGTTTATGTCTGGGTGTCTTATTACGGGTGTATGGTTGAAGATCTTGAGCCTTATTGTGGATGCCTGGCCAATATTCCATTTGGTAACGAGTATTCTCCTGATTGGCTACAGCTACAGAATGCAAGTTATGCAGATATCATACAAGTCATAAGTAAGGGGTTTACTGTCCAATTTCCTGTGGACACCACGGGGCCTTCTGCTTCTATGAAGTTAAGAAAAAACATCAATTTATGCCTCAACAATTCAATCAG CTACTTCAAGGAGCAATCATCTGGTGCAAGCATCGTGAACTGGACTCATGCTTTTTTCTGGAGTGAAGTGCACTTCTTAGAATGCGTGACTCAGTACTCCAACGATCACTACTACACAACACcgtttgttttggttgttgtgacCATATTATCGGTGATTGCTGTCCCCAAGTTCTTTTTCG TACTATGTAGGTTCTTGTTGGCACCCCTGGCTGTATGGATATTCCTAGCCTACAAGTACTGGAAAACAAGGATCATAATTGATGCAGTTGAGAAGTTCCTCAGGATTCAACAAATGATTGGCCCTACGAGGTATGCCTACACAGACATCGTTGCAATCTCAAGCCATTTCAGAGACAAATTGGGCCAAGGGGGCTACGGCACTGTGTACAAGGGCATGCTACTCCCAGGCGGTGTCCATGTCGCCGTCAAGATGCTAGAGGGCAACTCAAATTGCAATGGAGaagatttcatcagcgaggtctccACCATCGGCAGGATCCACCACGTCAACGTTGTGCGTTTGATGGGGTTCTGCTCGGAGGAAATGCAAAGGGCCTTAGTCTACGAGTACATGCCCAATGGTTCTCTGGACAAGTACATCTTCTCTACTGAGAAGAGCTTCTCATGGGACAAGCTCAACGAGATCGCTCTGGGCATTGCCAGGGGGATCAACTACTTACACCAGGGGTGCGACATGCAGATTCTACACTTTGACATTAAGCCGCACAACATCCTTCTCGACAACAATTTCGTCCCAAAGGTCGCAGATTTCGGGCTTGCCAAGCTGTACCCGAGGGGCGACAGTTTCGTTCCTTTGAGCGCCATGCGGGGAACCGTCGGCTACATAGCCCCCGAGATGATATCCCGGAGCTTCGGCGTCATATCCAGCAAGTCCGACGTGTACAGCTTCGGGATGCTGTTGCTGGAGATGGCCGGCGGGAGAAGGAACGCTGATCCAAACATGGGGTCCTCAAGCCAGGCGTACTATCCGTCATGGGTGTACGACCAGCTGACCCGGGAAGAAGCGGGCGAGATATCTCCAGTTGCTGCCGACATGCACGAGCTGGAGAAGAAGCTGTGTGTTGTCGGATTATGGTGTATTCAGATGAGGTCTCGTGATCGGCCAACGATGAGCGAGGTCATTGAGATCCTGGAGGCTGGGGTTGATGGCCTGCAGATGCCTTCGAGGCCGTTTTTCTGTGACGAAGGACACATCCATGTGGAGGACTCTTACCATTTCACTTCCGAGCTGACGGCGGTCTCGGAGGAGGAATTGAGTGTGGTGTCAGAGGAAAACGATGTGTGA